The Burkholderia latens genome segment CGAGCGAATGCCCGACCAGCACGCAGCGTTCGATGCCGAGTGCCTCGAGCCACGCGTTCAGCGACGCCGCGTAATCGGCCGCCGCCGGCGACGCGCCGTGCACGGGCGTCGACGCGCCGTAGCCGGGCGCATCCCACGCGAGCACGCGCCGCGACGCACCTAGCGTGTCGAGCTGGCGCACCCACGATGCGGCGCCCGAGCCGATCCCGTGCAGCAGCACGACGGGCAGCGCGCGGCCTGCGTGCTGCGCGCCGGCCTCACGATAGCCGATCGTGCCCGTCGCGCCGGCCGCGCAACGCTGTTCGGGAAACTGCCCGAGCAGCGCGGCGAACGCCGCGGTGCGGTCGCGTTCACGTTTGTCGATGACACTCATCGCTTGCTCCGCCCCGTCTCAGCGCTTGATCTTCGCGAGCGGCGAATCCGGCGGATACGTCGGCGTGATCGGCTTCGGCGAACCGAGCATCACGCACATCAGCGCGTCTTCCTCGCCGATGTTGATTTCCGTGCGATACACGCCCGGCGGCACCGAGATCAGATCGCGCTCGCCGAGAATGGCTTCCCAGGTCTCGCCGTCGCGCTCGCAGATCACCTTCATCTTGCCGCGCAGCACGAAGAAGATTTCCTCGACGTCGACGTGGATGTGGCTCGGGCCGATGTTGCCGGCCGGGATCACCATCGTCGAGAACGTGAAGTTGCCGGCCGGCACCGTATTGACGTCCTTCGCGACGCCCGTGCCGCCGGTGCCGACGTAGCGCATCTGCGCACGGCGGTATTTCGGGTCGTAGTCGGCCTGGAACTTCAGTGCGTCCCAGTCGTAGCGACGCGTCGCGTAGCGCGCGACACGCCCTTCCATCCAGTCGCCGAAGCTTGCGCCTTCCGGCTGGTCCCACGACTTGCGTTCGAGATCTGCGTCCGCCATCGTTCTCTCCTTCATTCCCAATGAAAACTTCGATTCAATTCATTACGAAGCCGCCGTTCACCGGCAGCAGTTGACCCGTCACGAAGCGCGCGCCGTCCGACAGCAGGAACAGCACGGGGCCCGTCACGTCGTCGGGCACCTGCGCGCGCGTGAGCGCCCGCCCCTGCATGTAGAACGCGTGACGCTCCGCCGGCACGTAGGCCGTCGCCTCGACTTCGGTGAGCCCCGGCGCAATTGCATTGACCGTCACGCCGTGCGCGCCGAACTCGCGCGCCTGCGCATGCGTCATCGCGATCACCGCGCCCTTGCTCGCGACGTACGCGAGCAGCTTCGGCGCGCCCCACAGCGCGGTGTCCGATGCGAGGTTCACGATCGCGCCGCGGCCCGACTTCGCGAGGTGCGGCAGCGCCGCATTGCTGACGAGCCAAACGCCGCGCACGTTCACGTTCATCACGGCATCCCAGGTCGGCACGTCGAGCTCCGTCGACAACTTGCCGCCCGAGTTCGTGATCGCCGCGTTGTTAATCAGCGCGTCGATGCCGCCGAGCGCCGCCGCGCCCTGCGCGACGAATGCGTCGATGCTCGCCGGATCGGCCAGGTCGAGCGCGAAGAAGTGCGCGGTGTGGCCGGCTTGCGCGAGCTGCGCGGCCAGCGCACGGCCCTCGTCGGCGAGCACGTCGCCGAACGCGACCTGCGCGCCCGCGGCGACCAGCGCTTTCACGAACGCCGCGCCGAGACCGCGCGCGCCGCCCGTGACGAGCACACGGCGCCCCGGCAGCGAAACGACCGGCGCGAACTCAGCCATTCGCGGGCTCCGCCGCGGCTTGCGCCGCACGGTGCGCGTCGAGTGCGGACAGATGTTCCTGCGCGCGCTGGCGCAGCATCCGGCGCACGCGCGTGATGCCGACGTCGTGCTGATACAGGTATTCGTGATCGCGCGCGTTCGGCGCGAGGCTTTCGAGGACGTAGCGGTCCTGCTCGAGCACGTCCCAGTGCAGGCCTTCGAGGCGGTTGCGGTACATGAAGCGCCATACGTCGCGCTGCCAGCCGCTGACCTTGCGGGTGCGCCAGAAGTAGACCTGGCAGTTGTCGCCGTCGACCGGCGTCGCGAAGCCGATGATCCCGAAGTTGCCGCCCGGGCCGAACTTCTGCTTGTACGGAATCGCGAGACGCATCCACAGGCAGCCCGTTTCGCCGAGCTCGACCCAGTCGAAGTTCACGTCGCGCTGGCCGATCTTCTCGAACATCAGGCCCGTTTCCGTCTTGCGCACGCGCATCTCGGCCTGCTTGTCGCCTTCGGCCATCGAGTGCGACGTCGCGTGCAGATACGCGCCGTGCATCGGGTCCATCACGTTGTCGATCGCGTACTGGTAATTGCACTTCCAGTTCGACACGCACAGGAAGTGCGCATATTCGTCGGCGACCAGTTCCTCCGGCAGGTTCAGCGGAGCCGGCTCGCCGTGCGCTTCGTCGCCGAACCACAGGAAGATCGCGCCGGCCTTCTCTTCGACCGGATACGACTTCACGCACTTCGTGCCTTCGAGCGGACAGTTCGATACGGCCGGCACCCGATTGACCGTGCCGCCGCCGTCGACTTCGATGCCGTGATACCAGCAGGCGATGTTGCCGCCGAGGTTCCAGCCGAGCGACAGGCGCGCGCCGCGGTGCGGGCAGCGATCTTCCAGCGCATGGACCTTTCCTTCGTGATCGCGCCACAGCACGATCTGCTCGGACAGGCGCGTGAGGCCGACGGGCGCGTTCGACACCTGCCAGCTCGGCGCGACGGGATACCAATAGTTCTTGATGCCGCGGTCCAGGTAGTCGCGGACCGGGTCGTGTGGGACTTCATGTTGTGCGGGGGACGTCATCAGTGTGCTCCGGATGCGGTTGTCGGGTCGGCGCTCAGGCGCGCGGCGCGGTCGCTGCGCTCATTCCGCCAGCGACGCGATTTCGGCGCGGAAACGCTCGGCGGTCCATACGCTGCCGTCCGGCGCGCGAAAGCCGATGCGGTTCAGCCCGGCGACGACATCGTCCAGCTCCGTCGCGCCGCTCTCGAACACGCGTTCGAGCGCGTCGCCGAGGTCGTTCTCATACTGCGTCGGCGCGGCCTTGCGGTTCTGCCACACCTGGTTCTCGACCTGCCCCGGGATCTCGATCTGCCCCTTGCCCGCAACGTTGTTCGGCTGCGGCGCCACCCACGGCTTCAGGAAGGGATTGAAATTGACGGTCGCTTCTTTCATGTCACTCCACCTTGATCTGGATTTCCTCACCCGCCAGGCGCACCGCGTACTGCTTCAGCGCACGCCCGCCCGGGCCCTTCAGGCATTCGCCGGTCTTGATGTCGAACACGGCCTCGTGCAGCGGGCATTCGACCGTGCCTTCGTCGACGAACCCCTGCGTCAGCAACGCGTATGCATGCGGACACACGTTCTCGAGCGCATACACGTCGTCGCCGACGCGGTAGATCCCGATTTCGACGCCGTCGGTCCGCTTGA includes the following:
- a CDS encoding recombinase-like helix-turn-helix domain-containing protein, which produces MKEATVNFNPFLKPWVAPQPNNVAGKGQIEIPGQVENQVWQNRKAAPTQYENDLGDALERVFESGATELDDVVAGLNRIGFRAPDGSVWTAERFRAEIASLAE
- a CDS encoding cupin domain-containing protein, which encodes MADADLERKSWDQPEGASFGDWMEGRVARYATRRYDWDALKFQADYDPKYRRAQMRYVGTGGTGVAKDVNTVPAGNFTFSTMVIPAGNIGPSHIHVDVEEIFFVLRGKMKVICERDGETWEAILGERDLISVPPGVYRTEINIGEEDALMCVMLGSPKPITPTYPPDSPLAKIKR
- a CDS encoding aromatic ring-hydroxylating oxygenase subunit alpha, producing the protein MTSPAQHEVPHDPVRDYLDRGIKNYWYPVAPSWQVSNAPVGLTRLSEQIVLWRDHEGKVHALEDRCPHRGARLSLGWNLGGNIACWYHGIEVDGGGTVNRVPAVSNCPLEGTKCVKSYPVEEKAGAIFLWFGDEAHGEPAPLNLPEELVADEYAHFLCVSNWKCNYQYAIDNVMDPMHGAYLHATSHSMAEGDKQAEMRVRKTETGLMFEKIGQRDVNFDWVELGETGCLWMRLAIPYKQKFGPGGNFGIIGFATPVDGDNCQVYFWRTRKVSGWQRDVWRFMYRNRLEGLHWDVLEQDRYVLESLAPNARDHEYLYQHDVGITRVRRMLRQRAQEHLSALDAHRAAQAAAEPANG
- a CDS encoding SDR family oxidoreductase, with protein sequence MAEFAPVVSLPGRRVLVTGGARGLGAAFVKALVAAGAQVAFGDVLADEGRALAAQLAQAGHTAHFFALDLADPASIDAFVAQGAAALGGIDALINNAAITNSGGKLSTELDVPTWDAVMNVNVRGVWLVSNAALPHLAKSGRGAIVNLASDTALWGAPKLLAYVASKGAVIAMTHAQAREFGAHGVTVNAIAPGLTEVEATAYVPAERHAFYMQGRALTRAQVPDDVTGPVLFLLSDGARFVTGQLLPVNGGFVMN
- a CDS encoding non-heme iron oxygenase ferredoxin subunit → MSEQWVCAGHAGALSEDTPIEFKRTDGVEIGIYRVGDDVYALENVCPHAYALLTQGFVDEGTVECPLHEAVFDIKTGECLKGPGGRALKQYAVRLAGEEIQIKVE